The Nitrospinota bacterium nucleotide sequence GCACGGCCCGGCGGCCGCCGAGCAGCGCCCGGCGGCCGAGCTCAATCCCCCGCCGGCTCAGGCAGATGTGGCCCAGAGGTACGCCGCGGGCCTGGAGCTTTTCGGCCAACGCGAGCCACTCCGGGGTCAGGGCGAGGTTGAAGGCCGCGTGGGGCAAGCGGGCAAAGGTTGCCTGTGGGATGCTTGAGGAGCGGACCGTCTGGCCCTCGTCGTTCCAGGCGATGATGCGGCAGGTCTCCTCCCCCGTAGGAGGGGAGGCCTGGATGATGAGGATCGCGCACTCGGTCTGCACCCCCTTGAAGGGCCGCCCGGCGTCGATTATCGCCACGAGCCCCCCCTCGCCGAGCAACCGCTCCCTAAGGGGGCCCAGGGAGCGGTTGAAGCAGAAAAATCGAGGGCAAATGACCCCAAGGCGCCCGCCGCGCTTGAGGAGCCTGAAGCCGAGCTCGAGGGTCATAACGTAGAGGTCGCCCGGGGCGGTGAAGCGACGCCGGAGGAAGGCCCGCTCGTCATCGGGAAGCGTGGAGGCCACAACGTAGGGGGGGTTGCACACTACAGCGTCGAATCCTCCTGCTGCGAAGACCTCTGGGAAAGCCAGCTCCCAATGGAAGAACCGCTTGGTGCGGGCCAGCCGGGCCGCCTCGACGAGCCACGGGTAGTCGTCGGGGACGAGCATCCCCTTTTGGGCCTGCTCCAGGGCCTGGCGGTAATCGGCGGCCGGAAAATCCAGGCCGAAGGCGGCCGCCAGGTGTGCGTCGGCCAGCCGCTCGGCGGCTACCCCAGGAGGCGGGGGAGGGAGGCCCTCATGAGCGAAGAGTCCGACCAGCGTTGGGGAGCCGGGCGGGTCGGTCGTAATCTCGGCCCGGCTCACCCCGAGCAGGGCGTTGCCGCACCGGATCTTGCCGGTGAAATCGGTCCAGCCGCTCCCTCCCACCTCTAGCATGAGCGCCGCCCGGGCGAGCTCCACGGCCACCGGGTCGACGTCCACGCCATGGAGGCACCCGTGAGCCACCTCCCTCAGGGTTTCGGGTCCCGGCGTCGTGCCTTGAATCGCCGCCCAACGCGCGCTCAGCCGTTGGAGAACCCATACGAGGAAGTGGCCCGTGCCGCATGCCGGGTCTGCGATCTTGAGCGCTAGAAGGTCCTCCGGGGCGCGGGAGGCGGCCAGGTGGCGGCCCAAAGTAGCCTCAACGATTGTCTCGATGATGTGCGCAGGCGTGTAGAAGCTACCCCGACTACGTCGTCGTGTGGCGTCGGGCTTCAGACGTATCGGCGCCCCACGGCGGGCCACGGTGGGGATCCGGCCCAGAAGCGCCTCGTAGAGCTCGCCAAGCCCTCGGACGTCTCCCTCCCCCTCGGCCAAGGGAAGCACCGCCTCCCGGAGGGCCTCCAGCGATGCGTCTTCCACCTCAAGATCTGGCTCGTGGAGGAGTGGGGCGATCTCTGACCTTAAGAGGCTTCCCGGGTAGGGATCGAGCCCAAGGCTCCGGTGTCCCCCTTCGAAGAGGGTCCAGCTTGCCCGCAGCTGCTTCCACGACAGACCCACCCCGGTGAGCACCGAGGTCCGCTTCCGCCAGGCCTTTTTCGAGGTCGGCAGAAGGCCCCTGGCCTCGAAAAGGGCCACGGCCGCCAACCGCAAGGCCGCAACCGTGCCGGCTTGTGCCAAGGCCTCCAGCTCCTCGGCCCCCAGGGCGGTTTTCTGGGAGGCGCGCAGGCCTCGGGCTAGGTCGTTAATGAGCGCCTCGGTGGCGGAAATAATGGAGCGATAGGTTCGGTGCGCCATGGGCCCCTACTGGTTGAAGGGAAATCCTCTGAGGGAATATACCGAAGTATACCGGAAAAGGGGGCTCATCGGGTAGTAGGCGGAAGAAAAAGCTTTGGGTATTTGCCCTTGATGGGTGTTGCGGGCCCCGCGTCATCTTGAAAGAAGGTGAACGGGTACCTAGATTATAGATGGCGAAAATCCCTCAAGGAGGACCGGCCCTAATGGACCTGGACCATTTGCCCCATGATGCTCGTGAGTTGTTTGAAGAGGGGTTTGAACATCACCAGGCGGGTGACCTCGAGCAAGCCATCGAGTGCTACCGTCAGTCCCTGGAGGCCGCTCCGTCGGCCGAAGCTCACACCTTCCTCGGATGGGCTTTCAGCCACCAGGGAGAATTGGATACCGCCATAGAAGAGTGCTTCAAGGCCATCGATGCGGACCCCGCCTTCGGAAACCCGTACAACGACATCGGCGCCTATTACATACAGCTCAAGCGCTATGATGAGGCCATTCCCTGGCTTGAGCGGGCCATGGAGGCCGAACGCTACGAGAGCTATCACTTCCCCCACCTCAATCTGGGGCGGGTGTATCTCAAGAAGGGTATGTTTTTCGAAGCCATTAGGGCGTTCGAGAAAGCCATCGAGATCGAACCACGCTACGAGATGGCCCGCATGGAGCTGGCCAAGCTCCGCGCCATGATGAACTGACCCCCAAAGCGTCTCCCCCTATCCGGTCGGGTCGGCCGAGGGCAATGCCGAGGGGTGGCACACCGTCCGGGTGGAGGTCTTCTGCGCGTTTTTCCTCTTGTAACTCCCTATGATGCTCTTATATATTAGCTGAAGAACCTCCCCGGCGAGGAAGCGCTATGCGCCCCGGAAAGACCAAACTGTTAGTTTTAATCCTGATGGCATCCTTCCTGGTGTTTGGGGTGGTCTGCGTCGGACTCGATGTCGGTCACGCCGATTCGCACGACGCTCAATCCGGGCATGGTTGCTATTTCCTTGCGTTATCTAATACGAACGGTATCAATCCCATTCAGTCGATGACACTCTCCATGGTTTCCACGCTCGTAATCGGTCTGCTATCGGTGAGCCTCTCCTTACCATCGGCCCGCTATCGTCACCTGATCCTTCATGCCACACCTCTTAAGAACTTGCCTCTCAAGCGGCGCCTCGCCCTTCTCCAAACCTTTATCCAGTAGGACCTTTCCTTAGAGAGTCAGGCTCTACCCACAAGAGCATCCTTATACCGGCAGGCTGGGTTTCGCTGGAGGGAAAGAGCCCATCGGCAAAAACCAAGGTCAGACGTAGTAGTAAGGTGCCCGGCGAGTCGGGCGCCAAGGAGGAGATTTCATGACAAGGAAGAAACCATCAGACACGTCGTCTTTGGGAGGGAGTCCCATGAGGATATCTGTCTCAACCCTCAAAGGCGCACTGGTCGCCGGAGTGGTAGCATCGGCCCTCGCCTTGGTCTCCCCATCAGCGGCGCAGGCCCAGCAGCACGAAGGGACGCACATGCACGGTGCAGCCCCTCAAGGGACGATAAAATCCGGCGCCAAGCCTCACCATGAGATGCCGCACGGTCACATGCAGCATGGGGAGCGGCCCCATGGCGGAATGAAGCATGGCGAGATGATGCACGGCATGGGGCAGCAGGCCGAGATGAAACACGGCGCGATGGGCCATGGGGGAATGGCCATGCACCAAGCCACTGGGTGGGAGAATCCCGATATCCCCCCCTCGCCGCCGCCGCCGCTAATGGGCCGGCAGATGGGGCGGGTCGTCGCTCCCGGAGTACCCCCGCTTGGATACGAAATGGACGGTGACGTCAAGGTCTTCCGCATCGTCGCCCAGCCCGTGAAGATCTTCCTCAACGACGGTCGCTCGAAAGATGATTCCATCGAAACCATCGTCAATGCAGTAAACCGCTATACGGGCGTGATGATGCACCACCCGGTCTCCCAGCCGGTCCGGGCCTGGGGTTACAACGGCACCTCTCCGGGGCCGACCATCGAGGTGACCGAGGGAGACCGGATCCGCATCATCTTGACGAACGAGCTTCCAGAGCCGACATCCATTCATTGGCACAGCATTGAGCTGCCCAACTCCCAAGACGGCGCCGGCGGCGACACCGAGCCGCCCACCATGCCCGGCGAGACCCGCGTCTACGAGTTCACCCTCTATCAGTCGGGGACCTTCATGTATCACACGGGCTTCAACGTGATGAAGCAAGATTCCCTTGGGCTTGGTGGGATTCTCGTCGTCCACCCGAAGAGGCCGAAGCACAAAGTAGATAAGGATTTCACCATCATGCTACAGGCGTGGGCGCTCCTGCCAGGTAACCCAAACCCTAACCTCGTAACCATGGACTTCAATTGGTTCACTTTTAACGGTAGGTCTGCGCCCGACATCCCAGTGCTGACCGTCAAGCAGGGCGAGCGGGTACGCATCCGCATCGCTAACCTGAGCATGGACAGCCACCCCATCCACATCCACGGCTACACGTGGAAAGTGGTTGGTACCGAGGGAGGGCCCATTCCCGAGGGTGCCCAATGGCCCGGCACCACCGTCAACGTGGCGCCCGGGACGACCCGCGATGTGGAGTTCGTCGCATGGAACCCGGGGGTGTGGCGCTTCCATTGCCACAAGCTCCACCACCTAGTAAACGCCCACGCAGATGTGCCCATGGGTGTGATGCCCCACGGAGGGATGTTTACCCTCATCCACGTAATCCCCAAGGACCCGGCTTCCGCCTGGAAGCATCCGAAGCAGAAGGGATAGGAGAGCTGAATAGATGAGAACGAAACAGGTTGGAATGGGGCTAGCTATAGCTATCGCCTTCTTGCTCGCGGGCTGCGCAGGCGTCCAGACGGACAAGGAGTGGGGGCGGGTCGAGACCTTCGTGAAGGAGAGGGCCGGTGCCAAGGCGCGGTGGGAGCAGACGAAGGAAGACGGCCAGGCCACGCATGCCGAGGTCAATGCCATGCTGGCCGATGGGCTCACCCGCAAGGAGGCGGTGCAGATCGCAATTTTGAATAACCGAACCCTGCAAGCGGCCTTCGAGGAGCTGGGCGTGGCGAAGGCCGACCTCGTCCAGGCCGGCTTCTTCACCAACCCAAGAATCGACGGGCTGGTCCGTTTCCCGACCAAGGGCGGCGGGACCAATGTCGAGGCAGGGGGGCTCGTCAACCTCGCAGACCTCTGGCAGATTCCCCTTCGCAAGCGACTCGCCAAGACCCGCCTGGAGGCCGCGACACTCAGGGTGACGGACGAAGTTTTGAATACGGTGGCCGAGGCCAAGGGGTTCTACGACGACATTCTTGCCCTGGCCGCCGCTCGGGACGAGACGGCGCGGGTTCTCAAAGCCTTGGAAGATCTGCGCGACCGGATTGCCCAACGGAAGGAGCATGGCTACACGAGTGACTTCGACGTCGCTTTCGCCCGTGCGGCCGTCTTCGACCAGAAGGCGGCCCTGGTGCGGGTCGAGGGGGAGTTGCGGGTGGCCAGCACCCGCCTCAGCCGCGTGCTGGGGCTCACCCCGGAGCAGGCCGGGTACACCTTGACCGGTTCGTTGCCGGACGACATAGGGGGTCCTATCCCAGATACCGAAACCCTGGTGACTCATGCTCTGGCCCAGCGGCCCGACGTCCAGCTGGCGGAGCTGGAGATTTCCATCTCCGAGCGGGCCATGGCCCTGGAGCAGGCCCGCGTCTTCACCGATATCGAGGCGGGGGCGGCGTTCGAGCGCGAGGCCGAGGGGGGCGAGCTCGTGGGTCCAGCCTTGGGCCTCCAGTTGCCTGTCTTCGATCAAAACCAGGCCCAGATCGCCAAGGCCGCCTATAGGGTCCGGCAGGCCCAGAAGCAGCGGCAAGCCCTCGTAGGGATGGTCTACGAGGAGGTGGCCGCCGCCGCCGAGCGCCTCGCCGTGGCCCGCCAAGATGCCATGATCATACGAGACCAGGTTCTGCCGGCCTACCAGGATGCCATCGACTACGCGGAGAAATACTCCGGCGCAATGCAGCTCAACATGCTGTTCCTCCTGGAGGCTCGAAAGGAACAGGTCGCCAGCAGCCGCCGATACATCGACGCCCTTCGAGAAGCGCGGGCGGCGGAGGTTGACCTGGAGCGGGCCCTGGGCGGAGTCATGCCGAAAGGTGCGATGCAAAGTTCGATGAAGCACGGCCATGCGGCTATGCCCCATGTAGTGGTGAGCGCCAAAGGGAGAGCAGCGGCGGGAAAGGCGATTTACCAGCGCCTCTGCGCCTCCTGTCACGGGGCTTCAGGCAAGGGCGACGGCCCAGTCGGTCGTTCCTTGACCCCAAAGCCTATCGATTTCACAGTCCATTCACGACACCACAATGATGAGTACTTTTTCAAGGCTATCCAGGAGGGGGGCCCCGCCGTGGGGAAGTCCCCCGTCATGCCTGCGTGGGGTGGCCAGCTAAAAGACGAGGAAATCTGGGACGTTATCAGCTACATTCGGGCTCTCGTAAAGGGCGAGGGGGAAGCTGGGGGGGATATGCCGGCACACCACCCTCATCACGGGGGCGGTCATTAACAGAAGCGGAAAACTCCACTGATGGCGCGTTAACTCGCCCATAGAATCGTTGTCGCGGAAGTCCCCTCATGCACGAGTACGTCTGCTATGCGTTTACCTTCTTCTCCATCCCTTAGGCGAGGTATTTTCGGAGGCCTTCTTCAAGGCTCATGAACCGGATGCCGAAGGTCTCTTCGGTGGGCTGGGGGTCTACGAGGGCCTCGCCGGTGACGAACTCCACGGCCTGAGGTGTCATTGGAGGGGTGGGTAGGAGCTGGAAAGGCACCGTCGCCAGCTTCATGAAGCCCACGGGATGGTGGATGAGGCGTCGTTTTACCCCCAGAATTCGCTGGACGGTCAGGAGCACCTCGTCCATCGTGAGGACCTCTGGCCCTCCGAGCTCGAAGAGGCGATTGGTTGCCTCCTCCAGGCCAACCGCGCCCGCCGCCACCGTCGATACGTCAGAGACGAAGACCGGCTGGATTCTCGACGTCCCGTCACCGATGACGGGCACGAAGGGAAGCGTCTTTGTGAGGGTTATTAACTTGTTGAGGCTTCGGTCCTCAGGCCCGTATACCCACGAGGGGCGAAGTATGACGTACTCCATCCCGCTTTCTCTTACCGCCTCCTCCGCGATGGCCTTTGCACGAAACCAGCTTTTGTCCGAGGTCGAGCTTGCCCCCGCCCCTGAGAGGTAGATGAACCGGCGCACCCCGTTGGCGGCCGCCGCCTTGACCATGCGGCTTGTGCCTTCGGCGTCTATCTCCATGTAGGTGAACCCTCGGCGGGGGA carries:
- a CDS encoding tetratricopeptide repeat protein — protein: MDLDHLPHDARELFEEGFEHHQAGDLEQAIECYRQSLEAAPSAEAHTFLGWAFSHQGELDTAIEECFKAIDADPAFGNPYNDIGAYYIQLKRYDEAIPWLERAMEAERYESYHFPHLNLGRVYLKKGMFFEAIRAFEKAIEIEPRYEMARMELAKLRAMMN
- a CDS encoding TolC family protein, translated to MRTKQVGMGLAIAIAFLLAGCAGVQTDKEWGRVETFVKERAGAKARWEQTKEDGQATHAEVNAMLADGLTRKEAVQIAILNNRTLQAAFEELGVAKADLVQAGFFTNPRIDGLVRFPTKGGGTNVEAGGLVNLADLWQIPLRKRLAKTRLEAATLRVTDEVLNTVAEAKGFYDDILALAAARDETARVLKALEDLRDRIAQRKEHGYTSDFDVAFARAAVFDQKAALVRVEGELRVASTRLSRVLGLTPEQAGYTLTGSLPDDIGGPIPDTETLVTHALAQRPDVQLAELEISISERAMALEQARVFTDIEAGAAFEREAEGGELVGPALGLQLPVFDQNQAQIAKAAYRVRQAQKQRQALVGMVYEEVAAAAERLAVARQDAMIIRDQVLPAYQDAIDYAEKYSGAMQLNMLFLLEARKEQVASSRRYIDALREARAAEVDLERALGGVMPKGAMQSSMKHGHAAMPHVVVSAKGRAAAGKAIYQRLCASCHGASGKGDGPVGRSLTPKPIDFTVHSRHHNDEYFFKAIQEGGPAVGKSPVMPAWGGQLKDEEIWDVISYIRALVKGEGEAGGDMPAHHPHHGGGH
- a CDS encoding multicopper oxidase domain-containing protein codes for the protein MRISVSTLKGALVAGVVASALALVSPSAAQAQQHEGTHMHGAAPQGTIKSGAKPHHEMPHGHMQHGERPHGGMKHGEMMHGMGQQAEMKHGAMGHGGMAMHQATGWENPDIPPSPPPPLMGRQMGRVVAPGVPPLGYEMDGDVKVFRIVAQPVKIFLNDGRSKDDSIETIVNAVNRYTGVMMHHPVSQPVRAWGYNGTSPGPTIEVTEGDRIRIILTNELPEPTSIHWHSIELPNSQDGAGGDTEPPTMPGETRVYEFTLYQSGTFMYHTGFNVMKQDSLGLGGILVVHPKRPKHKVDKDFTIMLQAWALLPGNPNPNLVTMDFNWFTFNGRSAPDIPVLTVKQGERVRIRIANLSMDSHPIHIHGYTWKVVGTEGGPIPEGAQWPGTTVNVAPGTTRDVEFVAWNPGVWRFHCHKLHHLVNAHADVPMGVMPHGGMFTLIHVIPKDPASAWKHPKQKG
- a CDS encoding N-6 DNA methylase: MAHRTYRSIISATEALINDLARGLRASQKTALGAEELEALAQAGTVAALRLAAVALFEARGLLPTSKKAWRKRTSVLTGVGLSWKQLRASWTLFEGGHRSLGLDPYPGSLLRSEIAPLLHEPDLEVEDASLEALREAVLPLAEGEGDVRGLGELYEALLGRIPTVARRGAPIRLKPDATRRRSRGSFYTPAHIIETIVEATLGRHLAASRAPEDLLALKIADPACGTGHFLVWVLQRLSARWAAIQGTTPGPETLREVAHGCLHGVDVDPVAVELARAALMLEVGGSGWTDFTGKIRCGNALLGVSRAEITTDPPGSPTLVGLFAHEGLPPPPPGVAAERLADAHLAAAFGLDFPAADYRQALEQAQKGMLVPDDYPWLVEAARLARTKRFFHWELAFPEVFAAGGFDAVVCNPPYVVASTLPDDERAFLRRRFTAPGDLYVMTLELGFRLLKRGGRLGVICPRFFCFNRSLGPLRERLLGEGGLVAIIDAGRPFKGVQTECAILIIQASPPTGEETCRIIAWNDEGQTVRSSSIPQATFARLPHAAFNLALTPEWLALAEKLQARGVPLGHICLSRRGIELGRRALLGGRRAVPVLVGAEVVAFAPPMPSGRIDRFRSELDAYAGLVRRPWRVLVRRVAPTLLATVDEAGHHFLKNLYAVIPRPGRRIGPYYLAACLNSRLMSGYFGVWWTTKKASIFPEVQKYQLDGLPIVWEPEAPDEPEAVESLEGFAEGLLDAGRSLEEEVELMSARGGKEARAMLAAALALVGRRVSALSAEEASEADELIHGLQARGLLGAEEVQQALSGRTRSLEAKEWERLLEPKAGRADEATRRELAEDFAAYREAVEAIQVEIGRTRELLDLVVYRLYGLTKKEIALVEAEGP
- a CDS encoding complex I NDUFA9 subunit family protein gives rise to the protein MTILVAGGTGFLGSHIIDDLLGMTEQEATVRCMTRNSDRPSPWAQQVELVPGDVRNEASLDEATRGVEVVIHTVQFPNHPVEVPRRGFTYMEIDAEGTSRMVKAAAANGVRRFIYLSGAGASSTSDKSWFRAKAIAEEAVRESGMEYVILRPSWVYGPEDRSLNKLITLTKTLPFVPVIGDGTSRIQPVFVSDVSTVAAGAVGLEEATNRLFELGGPEVLTMDEVLLTVQRILGVKRRLIHHPVGFMKLATVPFQLLPTPPMTPQAVEFVTGEALVDPQPTEETFGIRFMSLEEGLRKYLA